The following proteins are encoded in a genomic region of Cryptomeria japonica chromosome 11, Sugi_1.0, whole genome shotgun sequence:
- the LOC131076314 gene encoding transcription factor bHLH118-like produces MGKKAGIMSSKGIHKFAERKRRRDMKTLFSALRSLLPEEYVRGKCSTAEQLSESANYINHLHEKIKKLTQTREEMRKEKLCRNLSFSVPSETCPIVKVSCHEWGVLVSTNTPKCQIALSDLLLVLKNNGLDISSAVAYAMNDKVFHTIHAKVADLHSFDIKNLYQRIWNLVSEKTSDAKALHK; encoded by the exons ATGGGCAAAAAAGCTGGAATAATGAGTTCGAAAGGCATCCACAAATTTGCTGAGAGAAAAAGGCGAAGAGACATGAAAACACTGTTTTCTGCGTTGAGATCCTTACTGCCGGAGGAATACGTTAGG GGAAAATGTTCAACAGCAGAACAGTTATCAGAAAGCGCTAACTATATTAACCATCTGCATGAAAAGATTAAGAAGCTTACACAAACAAGAGAGGAGATGAGAAAAGAAAAATTGTGTAGAAATCTTTCTTTTTCTGTTCCATCTGAAACTTGCCCTATTGTTAAAGTAAGTTGTCATGAGTGGGGTGTTTTGGTGTCAACAAACACACCAAAGTGTCAGATCGCCTTGTCTGATCTTCTGCTTGTATTGAAAAATAATGGCCTTGATATCTCTAGTGCTGTTGCTTATGCCATGAATGACAAAGTCTTCCACACCATACATGCCAAG GTTGCAGATCTTCATAGTTTTGACATCAAAAATTTATATCAACGTATTTGGAACTTGGTAAGTGAAAAGACTTCGGATGCAAAGGCGCTTCATAAGTGA